From Sparus aurata chromosome 9, fSpaAur1.1, whole genome shotgun sequence, a single genomic window includes:
- the tlk1a gene encoding LOW QUALITY PROTEIN: serine/threonine-protein kinase tousled-like 1 (The sequence of the model RefSeq protein was modified relative to this genomic sequence to represent the inferred CDS: inserted 2 bases in 1 codon; deleted 1 base in 1 codon), with protein MSVQSSGSLEGTPSWSQLSTSPTXGLCFQQHTTAVVKAQEGTMEELHSLDPRRQELLEARFMGGVSGSTGGSTGSTSGGTKGLTNNECSNHSFGSLGSLSDKESEGSDVKRGSSPAYSTPEKKQSETTRGRKRKPELQSESSQGKSIVRGPKISDYFDFQGGNGSSPVRGLPPMIRSPQNSHSHSAQGTAIRQNSSSPTSLSFGDHMTLPKQLAVKFVQTDLTVLKLAALESTKNLDLEKKEGRIDDLLRANCDLRRQIDEQQKLLEKYKERLNKCITMSKKLLIEKSTQEKQACREKSMQDRLRLGHFTTVRHGASFTEQWTDGYAFQNLVKQQESINQQREDIERQRKLLAKRKPPSSSNSQAPTTNSEPKQRKTKAVNGAESDPFLKPSLPQLLTLAEYHEQEEIFKLRLGHLKKEEAEIQAELERLERVRNLHIRELKRINNEDSSQFKDHPTLNERYLLLHLLGRGGFSEVYKAFDLIEQRYAAVKIHQLNKNWREEKKENYHKHACREYRIHKELDHPRIVKLYDYFSLDTDTFCTVMEYCEGNDLDFYLKQHKLMSEKEARSIVMQIVNALKYLNEIKPPIIHYDLKPGNILLVDGTACGEIKITDFGLSKIMDDDNYGVDGMDLTSQGAGTYWYLPPECFVVGKEPPKISNKVDVWSVGIIFFQCLYGRKPFGHNQSQQDILQENTILKATDVQFPVKPVSSNEAKAFIRRCLAYRKEDRVDVHQMGSDPYLLPHMRRSSSSGNLQMSAAGSGLGSSSIISY; from the exons ATGAGTGTCCAAAGTAGTGGAAGTTTGGAGGGGACGCCAtct tggtcccagctctccaCGTCCCCAAC CGGACTGTGTTTTCAGCAACATACCACGGCTGTGGTGAAGGCCCAGGAAG GCACCATGGAGGAGCTGCACAGCCTGGACCCCCGGagacaggagctgctggaggcacGCTTTATGGGTGGGGTCAGCGGCAGCACAGGGGGCAGCACTGGCAGCACAAGCGGGGGAACCAAA GGTTTGACCAATAATGAATGTTCAAATCACAGTTTTGGAAGCCTGGGATCCTTAAGCGACAAGGAGTCAGAG GGGTCAGATGTGAAAAGGGGCAGTTCTCCAGCTTATTCG ACCCCAGAGAAGAAACAGTCTGAAACAACCAGGGGTAGAAAAAGGAAACCTGAGctccaatcagagagcagccAAG GAAAATCAATTGTACGAGGACCCAAAATAAGTGATTATTTTGAT TTCCAGGGAGGAAATGGGTCCAGTCCAGTGAGAGGTCTCCCACCGATGATCCGTTCGCCCCAGAACTCACATTCCCACTCCGCTCAGGGCACAGCT ATTAGACAAAATAGCTCATCTCCTACTAGTCTGTCTTTTGGGGACCACATGACACTTCCAAAGCAACTAGCAGTCAAATTTGTTCAG ACTGACCTTACAGTGTTGAAATTGGCTGCCCTTGAAAGCACTAAGAATCTAGACCTTgagaagaaggagggaagaATAGATGATTTGCTAAGG GCAAACTGTGATCTCAGGAGACAAATAGATGAACAACAAAAATTACTTGAAAAGTACAAGGAACGCTTGAATAAATGCATCACCATGAGCAAGAAGTTGCTCATAGAAAAG AGCACCCAGGAAAAGCAGGCTTGTAGGGAGAAAAGCATGCAGGACAGACTTCGTTTAGGCCATTTCACTACAGTGAGACATGGAGCATCATTCACAGAGCAGTGGACAGATGGCTACGCCTTCCAAAACCTTGTGAA ACAGCAGGAGTCGATAAACCAACAGAGAGAGGACATTGAGAGGCAGAGAAAACTTCTAGCCAAGAGGAAACCTCCATCCTCCAGCAACTCCCAAGCACCAACTACAAACTCTGAGCCAAAGCAACGCAAAACCAAGGCAGTGAATGGAGCAGAGAGTGATCCCTTCTTAAAACCCAGCCTACCTCAGCT GCTGACACTAGCAGAGTACCATGAACAGGAAGAGATCTTCAAACTGCGACTTGGACATCTCAAGAAG GAAGAAGCTGAGATCCAGGCAGAGCTGGAGCGTCTGGAGAGGGTGCGCAACCTTCACATTCGGGAGCTGAAGAGAATAAATAATGAAGACAGCTCACA ATTTAAGGATCACCCAACGTTGAATGAACGATATCTCCTCCTACACCTGCTAGGAAGAGGCGGCTTTAGTGAAGTTTACAAG GCTTTTGACTTGATTGAGCAACGATATGCTGCTGTGAAAATCCACCAACTTAACAAGAactggagagaagagaaaaaggagaactACCACAA GCATGCTTGTCGAGAGTACAGAATACACAAGGAGCTGGACCATCCCCGAATTGTGAAACTTTACGACTACTTCTCACTGGACACAGACAC GTTTTGCACTGTCATGGAGTATTGCGAAGGCAACGACTTGGATTTCTACTTGAAACAGCATAAGCTAATGTCTGAGAAGGAGGCTCGGTCCATAGTCATGCAGATTGTGAACGCACTAAAATACCTGAATGAAATCAAACCCCCCATCATCCATTACGACCTTAAGCCAG gCAATATCTTGTTGGTGGACGGCACAGCCTGTGGagaaatcaaaatcactgacTTTGGTTTGTCCAAAATCATGGATGACGACAACTATGGCGTAGATGGGATGGACCTGACGTCACAGGGTGCAGGGACCTATTG GTACTTGCCTCCTGAATGTTTTGTGGTTGGAAAAGAGCCTCCAAAGATCTCCAATAAGGTGGACGTGTGGTCTGTGGGCATAATCTTTTTTCAGTGTCTGTATGGAAGAAAG ccTTTTGGCCACAATCAGTCACAACAGGACATCCTGCAGGAGAACACCATACTGAAAGCTACAGATGTTCAGTTTCCTGTCAAGCCTGTTTCCAGTAACGAAGCAAAG GCTTTCATAAGGCGTTGCCTGGCATACAGGAAGGAGGACCGCGTTGACGTTCACCAAATGGGAAGCGACCCCTACCTGCTCCCTCACATGAGGAGATCAAGCTCTTCTGGAAATCTGCAGATGAGTGCTGCTGGCTCAGGACTCGGCTCCTCCAGTATCATCTCATACTGA